The nucleotide window TCACGTGATCACAAGGAGCAGATAAGATAAGGCAGGTGAAAGTATTATACAGTGCCAACATTTTGGTAGGAATATTGTACTTTGGATGTTACTTAGAAATATATTGGCCTTTGCAACAACGTGAATGGACCCCAAGGTCATTATACTAAGTTAAATTAGACGAGAAAGatagaaatactgtatgataccacttacacgTGGACTGTAAAAAAGCTGAACGTATAGAAACAAGagtagagtggtggttgccaggggctggtgaTTGGGGGAACTAGGacatgttggtcaaagggtagaAACTTGCAGCTGGAAGATGAATAAGCTCTGGAGATCAAAAGCACAGAGTTGTGATTATAGTTGACAATAACTGTTTCATGTACTTCAAATTTTCTAGAAGACTGGGTCATAAATCTCACCacagaaagaaatgataattacgTGACACAATGAAAATGTTATCTAAAGCTATAGTGGAAATCatattgtaatatatacatattgtataccttaaactcacACAGACTATATGTCagttacatctttaaaaaatgatatgcattcattaaagaaataccattaaaattgaaaaaaaagaaatagattggCTATCAGCAGGAGTTGAAACTTTCAATTTTATTCTCaccttttaaaaactgcttttattttacaatgatatatagttgattaacagtgttagTTCCAAGTGTACATCATAGTGATTCAGTTGGTACGTATACATAGATCTAttacttttcaaattctttccccatctaaATTATAACGTATTGAGcatcattccctgtgctatacagtagatccttgttggctatctattttaaatatagcagtgtgtacatgtcactctcaaactcccaatctgtCCCTACCCTCTTACTCTAATCTTTTATGATGATGATGTGTTACTTATAagagattttactttaaaatttaaaaaagcaacttttaataaaatcctcagttcagttcagttcagtcgtgtctgactctttgcaaccctgtcgactgcatcacaccaggcttccctgtctatcaccaactcctgaagtttgctcaaactcatgtccattgagtcggtgatgccatcctcctgccttcaatctttcccagcatcagggtcttttctaatgggtcagttctttgaatcaggcggccagagtattggagcttcagcttcagcatcagtacttgcaatgaatactcaggacctggttggatctccttgcagtccaagggactctcaagagtcttctccaataccacaattcaaaagcatcaattcttcagtgctcagatttcttttttttttttttttttgagacatccAGACAGGTTTTATTGAAAAGATTTACTGCAGCCAACGTTGAAAAAGTTTACTGCAGCTTTTGACTTCTTCAAAGAGCTGATAACCCTCATCCGCTTCTTCACCTTCTTCATCATAATCATCGTCATCATCTTCAATAGCTTCTCCAGTAAAGTATAACACTGATCTTGGGATTATACGCTCACGTAAAAAGTGACCAATTTCAAAGTCTGCAGCGAGGATAGCTTCAGAATCATCATCCAGATCTCCACTCTCAGGAACTTCAGGAGgggcaaaaaaattaaagaaagagtcATTAGAAACTGTTTTGGTCACAGTACGAACTGTCCCACGTCCCTTGTGTTTCTGCTTCTTCTTAATCGTTTTCAAAGTGacattcttcccttttttccaaTCTATCTGGCACCCTGTACAACCCATAATTTCTGGTCCATCAAAAGAAAAGGGATCAGAATCATCTGGTTCTGACCTCATCCTATATGTCTTTGTCAACACTTCATTTGTGAAATATTCATTGGGTTCAAAGTGAAATTCTAAGACAAAACTCATAGGCTGACCAGCATCTGAGAACTTCACTTTAATATCTTTCAAGTGCTTCAGAATAGGCTCATCATGTTCCTGAACCATATCACTGAGCAAGTCAACATTCTTAAAAACGGTCAACCAAAACTCAGGAATTCCCTTGggatcttctttttcttcatcctttttctcatcttcaaTCTTGGCCTTTTCTTTTAGCTCCTCCGAAATTTCATCTTCCTCATCTGGTTTCCATTCACACTCTTCTTCTGTAGGTTCATAAATGGCATTAATGATCTCAAATCGCTTATCAAACAGAGGCTGATAAAGAACAGCATACTTTCTTTCAAGATCATGAACTTCCTCATAGAATTTGGCTTCTATCTGTGCACATTTAACTTGAAGGTTTTTGAGAGCATTCACCCGTCTTTTAACTACCCTAGGCAAGCTTTCAATGTATCCTGTTGGTGTTTCTACCAGACCATCAAGTCTTTCTTGAAGGGCTGCAAGAATCTGAGGATTTTGCATCATCTGAACAGTCAGCTGACgcgctttgatttttgtttcttcaccagtttcttcttcttctacttCTTCAACATCATCCAAATCTTGATCAAGTTCAGACTGTACTTTGTTGTCGATATCTGCCATGTTGTACAAATGCCAAATATCGGTGGCGAGCGCGGGGAGCCGAGCGGCCCCAGCTGCGCAGGCAGTGACTCAGGGCGGCGGCGGGAGGAGCAGGAGGCGGCGCCGCGAGCAGATGGCGCTAAAAAAgacctcagatttctttatatccaactcttacatccatacatgactactggaaaaaccatagctttgactagatggacctttgtcgggaaagtaatgtctctgctttttaatatgctgtctaagtttgtcatagcttttctttcaaggagtaagcgtcttaatttcatggctgcagtcaccatctgcagtgattttggagccccccaaaatacagtctgtcactgtttccattgtttccccatctatttgccgcaaagtgatgggaccagaacctatgatcttcgttttttgactgttgagttttaagccagctttttcactgtcctctttcactttcatcaagaggctctttagttcctctttgctttctgccataaggatggtgtcaactacatatctgagattattgatactttttcctagcaattttgattccaccttgtgcttcatccagcccagcatttcacatgatgtgctctgcatctgagttaaatcagcaaggtgataatatatggccatgatgtactcctttcccaatttggaaccagtccgttgttccatgtccagttctaactattgcttagaactggacctgcatacagatttctctggaggcagtaaggtggtctgatattcccaaatcttgaagaattttccacagtttgttatgatccacacagtcaaaggctttagcatagtcaatgaagcagtagatgtttttctggaattctcttgtgttttctgtgaTCCTTAGGGATAATATTAATAGATGCTGATTAGAAAATATCTCAGTCTGAGCCAAGGTTTGAGAGACTAGTAATACTGGCCCGTTTTCTTTCTTCACCATCTTCAGAAACCAAAGCTCTTCCCCAGGTAGTGGCCTGGGGGTTCCTGCAGACCCATTTCCCAGTTACTTCCCTGTGAAAACAAAGGCGTGAACCACAGAGTGACTGACGACTAGGAGCTCTGGAAGCAGACAGATCAGCCAAAGCCCAGCTCTACCTCACTACTGTGTGCCTCTGAGCAGGATTATCATCTCACCCAGCAGAGCAGATTTCCAAACAGCAGCCGCCAGCAGGTCCAGAGCCTCACTTCTCACAGTGTTCATCCTTGGATGGACACATTCCCTGCCATGTTCAAAAATCTCAGGGAAGGACCCTTGGTAGATCAGCGTGAGTGATATTGTCACATTGGGCTGACCCACTGAGCAAGAAGATAAGTAATCCCACGTCCACAAAGAGcaatcccacgtccaaggagcagcagctgcacaggcgcaggagggccgagaggtgCTACTCcgtgttcaaggtcaggagggtcagcggtgaggagacacccctcgtccaaggtaagaagcagcagctgcactttgctggagcagccgtgaagagataccccacgtccaaggtaagagaaacccaagtaagacggtaggtgttgcaagcgGGCATCAgtgggcagacacactgaaaccataatcacagaaaactagccaatctgatcacacagaccacagccttgtctaactcaatgaaactaagccatgccatgtggggccacccaagacggatgagtcatggtggagagatctgacagaatgtggtccacttgagaaaggaatggcaaaccactcagtattcttgccttgagaaccccatgaacagtatgaaaaggcaaaatgataggatactgaaagaggaacttcccaggtcagcaggtacccaatatgctactggagatcagtggagaaataactccagaaagaatgaagggatggagccaaaccaaaaacaatacccagctgtggatgtgaccggtgatagaagcaaggtccgatgctgtaaagagcaatattgcataggaacctggaatgtcaggtccatgaatcaaggcaaattggaagtgatcaaacaggagatggcaagagtgagcgtcgacattctaggaatcagcaaactaaaatggactggaatgggtgactttaactcaggtgaccattatatctaggcaggaatcccttagaagaaatggagtagccatcatggtcaacaagagagtctgaaatgcagtacttggatgccatctcaaaaatgacagaatgatctctgttcatttccaaggcaaaccattcaatatcacagtaatacaagtctatgccccaaccccaatgctgaagaagctgaagctgaacggttctatgaagacctacaagaccttttagaactaacacccaaaaaagatgttcttttcattataagggactggaatgcaaaagtaggaagtcaagaaacacctggagtaacaggcaaatttggccttggaatacggaatgaagcagggcaaaggctaatagagttttgccaagagaacacactggtcatagcaaacaccctcttccaacaacacaagagaagactctacacatggacatcaccagatggtcaacactgaaatcagattgattatattccttgcagccaaagatggggaaactctatacaatcaataaaaaaaaaaaaaaaaaaaagaccgggagctgactgtgactcagatcatgaactctttattgccaaattcagactgaaattaaagaaagtagggaaaaccactagaccattcaggtatgacctaaatcaaatcccttatgattagatggtgggagtgagaaatagatttaagggactagatctgatagacagagtgcctgatgaactatggacggaggtttgtgacattgtacaggagacaggggtcaagatgatccccatggaaaagaaatgcaaaaaagcaaaatggctgtctggggaggcattacaaatagctgtgaaaaca belongs to Bos javanicus breed banteng chromosome 16, ARS-OSU_banteng_1.0, whole genome shotgun sequence and includes:
- the LOC133228066 gene encoding nucleosome assembly protein 1-like 1, which codes for MADIDNKVQSELDQDLDDVEEVEEEETGEETKIKARQLTVQMMQNPQILAALQERLDGLVETPTGYIESLPRVVKRRVNALKNLQVKCAQIEAKFYEEVHDLERKYAVLYQPLFDKRFEIINAIYEPTEEECEWKPDEEDEISEELKEKAKIEDEKKDEEKEDPKGIPEFWLTVFKNVDLLSDMVQEHDEPILKHLKDIKVKFSDAGQPMSFVLEFHFEPNEYFTNEVLTKTYRMRSEPDDSDPFSFDGPEIMGCTGCQIDWKKGKNVTLKTIKKKQKHKGRGTVRTVTKTVSNDSFFNFFAPPEVPESGDLDDDSEAILAADFEIGHFLRERIIPRSVLYFTGEAIEDDDDDYDEEGEEADEGYQLFEEVKSCSKLFQRWLQ